The proteins below come from a single Plantactinospora sp. KBS50 genomic window:
- a CDS encoding HAD family hydrolase — translation MSGPTTLRRGDGTADEGASGVGRTRKVTISTDQHGHTVGWAPAAAGPELRALARPAAFFDIDNTMLRGASIYWFARGLAARGHLTVGDLARFGWQQLRFRLLATENSGHMSGAREAALAFVEGWPVAEMEQLTREIFDELMAPRIWAGTRALAQRHLDAGERVWLVSAAPVEIGRAIATRLGLTGALGTVAEIHAGRYTGRLVGDLMHGTVKADAITQLATAEGLDLARCTAYSDSSNDIPMLSAVGHAVAVNPDAGLLRVARDRGWPVRDFRTGRKAARIAVPSTVAAGALAGMATAGLALRRRHAR, via the coding sequence CTGTCCGGGCCGACTACCCTTCGAAGAGGGGACGGCACGGCAGACGAGGGGGCCAGCGGGGTGGGGCGTACCCGGAAGGTGACGATCAGCACCGACCAGCACGGCCATACGGTCGGCTGGGCGCCGGCGGCCGCCGGGCCTGAGCTTCGCGCCCTCGCCCGGCCCGCGGCGTTCTTCGACATCGACAACACGATGCTGCGCGGCGCGTCGATCTACTGGTTCGCCCGCGGCCTCGCGGCCCGCGGCCATCTCACCGTCGGTGACCTGGCCCGGTTCGGCTGGCAGCAGTTGCGGTTCCGGCTGCTGGCCACCGAGAACAGCGGCCACATGTCCGGCGCCCGGGAGGCGGCGCTCGCCTTCGTCGAGGGCTGGCCGGTGGCCGAGATGGAGCAGCTCACCCGGGAGATCTTCGACGAGCTCATGGCCCCGCGGATCTGGGCGGGCACCCGGGCGCTGGCCCAGCGGCACCTCGACGCGGGCGAACGGGTCTGGCTGGTCAGCGCCGCGCCCGTGGAGATCGGTCGGGCCATCGCGACCCGGCTCGGCCTGACCGGGGCGCTCGGCACGGTGGCCGAGATCCACGCTGGCCGGTACACCGGCCGGCTGGTCGGGGATCTCATGCACGGCACCGTCAAGGCGGACGCGATCACCCAGCTCGCCACGGCCGAGGGTCTCGACCTGGCCCGGTGCACGGCCTACAGCGACTCGTCGAACGACATCCCGATGCTCTCGGCGGTCGGTCACGCCGTGGCGGTCAACCCGGACGCCGGGCTGCTGCGGGTGGCCCGGGATCGTGGCTGGCCGGTCCGGGACTTCCGCACCGGACGCAAGGCCGCGCGGATCGCCGTACCGTCGACGGTCGCGGCCGGGGCGCTCGCGGGGATGGCCACCGCGGGTCTGGCGCTGCGGCGCCGGCACGCCCGGTAG